The Caloenas nicobarica isolate bCalNic1 chromosome 8, bCalNic1.hap1, whole genome shotgun sequence genome contains the following window.
AATTGGGCTTTTTCCCTGATGCTGGAAAGTTTTCACTGAAGAGCAGCTCAGAATTAGTTTGCTCTTGCTAAAAATTGAGCGGGGGGATACAAATATTTTGTCGTCTTCAATTTTACCTTCTGAAATGTCAAATATGCCAAGTAAGAATGCATTTTTACAGGCGTTTATTTCCCTTTAACACCTACCCCCAATATTTTCTGCCAGACTTTAATAGCACAGTAATAGCAAATATTCTTTATATTGTATGAAAGGTGCCGTTCAGGGTGTCAGTTACTTTTTCTGCTCCTGATACAGACAGAAGATAATCCAAAAGTGATGATACCAGTGTAACAGTTTAAAAGATATTATTTTGTGTAAGAAAGACCAAAGAATTCTTCAAAGAATCCTTGCCGTCTGTCATGGCATTTTTGGaagcaaataggaaaaaaacccaaaaaatctAGGAACAACCTTTGTGCTCTGTTCCAAAGTAAAAATTTTTACTAGATTTTATCATTGTTATCAACGGATATAAAACTTGTATTTATGCTTCGTAAGAAAGGGTGCAGCTAAGAGATATTTCAAGAACTAGTTCACGAGCACTGATTTAACCATCAGTTATTTAAGTGGGTGTATGCATGGGTTGCTTTCCCACCTTTTATTTCCTGTCCTACTTAGACTTTTTGCAACTCGGTGTAGTGACTTGGATGGTTTAGTAATCGCCGGTAGGCTTCTTTCCTTGAGGAAAGCTTTACGTATGGACTTAAGCAATTTTTTCGGTGATAGGAACAAATGTAAAACATTAGGAAGTGtgaacagaaggagaaaaaaaacaactttggaAGTTTGGGCCCTGTGAAGGGAAGTCGGGCTGTTAGAAGCTGACCTGTGGTCGCAAAACGCtcatctgtgtgttttttcctcagCGTTTCGCCACTTCTGGAAGATCCTGACCAGACTGAACGCAAAAAGCGTAAACCAGGTATTGCACGTTACAGTATGCAAATAGAAATCCTAATCCCCTTTTAAATCACGTTCTCATGTggcctgtcttttttttttttttttttagattacgGCTTCTCGGAGCGTAAAGAGAAAGTCGAAGATGTTTCTGGTGTGGTGAATTTGCCACGCAAGGCGAAGCGCAAACAGCAGAAGGCTTCGGTCAGCCATGCCGCTCCGATCAGAGAGCCTGCAGGAGAGGTTAGCGAGGATTTGGAAATTAGGTAGAATGTCTGCCAGGTgaaaaaggcagcagctctccctAATGCATCTCAAATTTGGGGCTGCTGTAGGGGGTTCTTCTCCATTTATtgtgggcagctcctgggtttgCCGTGCTCAAGTTCACGTGTTCTGCTCTGGCACTTGCAGCTGAGGAAGGAGCAAAGTGTTTGTTGTCATCCAGATACTTGACAATTGTTCAAGTTTATAGTTTTAGTGTGTGTGGAAACCATTATTCTTTTTCTCAAGCGTGTAGTTAAGGAGTCAGTATACattattttacaagaaaaactgCGTATTTCCTCTGGATAAACCTCTTTCTGCTAGGTTTGTCATCTGCCAGGCCAGGAGAGGATTCCTGTAGGACTTTGGCTCTGGAAAAATGAGTCATGAGCTGCTCGACTCCTTAGTTTGGTTCAAAGGtgctgttgtatttttcttacCACCCTACAGGATAAGAGGAATAAGAAACTGTCGTGCTCTAATTATTAATTCCTGAGAGAGTCATTAACTCTTTATTTgcacaaaacatatttttccaagGGCTAAACTGTAAAACCTTGGAATGTTTAGGAGCTGACTGAGGAGGACTAAGTGATAaccttttgttgttttaatcACTGCACATGTGAAAGGctgtattaaaaaatgaaggtgTACTTGTCCTGCAAAGGTTCACATTCTGCTGCAACCTAAAAAAGCAAATCGTGGCCCCCAAGTCATAGTAAAGCTTGTTTGCTTGGATTCACATTCAGGTTACACTCATGTTGgtacttttttctgtttttatttaagacTCGATCTACTTCTGCTGATTCTTCACCTGAAAGACCAACAGATTCTGCGCTAGACGTAGAAATGATAGAAATTGGTAAGGCTGACGTCAAGTTAtgaacttgtttcttttttgccGTGCTTTGAGTACTGTGTAATTTTACCCCTAGGCTTACGTACGGATTATTGCAGGCACAATATCTCGGTAGCATCTCAGAATACTTGAGTGTGAGCTCTGTTTCTTCCCTGCATCCTCGTGTTGCTTCTGGATTGGGGCCAGACATTTCTCGTGTCATCTCAGGGCTGCCTTGGGCGCAGTCCTTCAGTTCTGATATGTCCCCTCTTGGCTTGCCAGAAGTAAATTGTTTTAAACGCTAATTTTATGCAGTAGATCCCGATaagccttttttatttcaggtttaGGCTGGCAATACCTCGTGTGCACAACTTTGCGTAGTTGCCAGTATGAAAATGTGTAAATATCCTGAAGTAATATATAACACAAGCAATACTATGatgtaagagagaaaatgaaaatttatgaAATTTATGAAAGTGCTAAATGGAGACTCTTTACTGTAAACTCATAAAACTCTTCAGCTTCCTTGTATAGTTCCTGATGGTTTATGCTCTTCTCTCATAGATAACATGCCTTGTGCAACCAATACTTGCTTGAATAAGGAGACACTATCCTTTTATCACAGGACTATTCCATGTCTGAGGtaaaaatctttccattttctttgacTTCTTCTGTCAAAGGTTTActgtctttcagttttgttcttgaacttcctctgtgctgcctgaCATTTCTATCTGTGTCCACGTagcaatatttttccagttttctagAACCCCTCCAGGCTGCTGTACCAAGAGAGGTCTCCAGCTGCGCTTTTGAACCTTCTCTTGATCCTATTTCTTTTGCCGTTGATGTTTTTAGCGCGAGCAGGAATGGCAAACACTGCATCAAACCTGCTCCGGACAGCGTCCTCGCTCTGCGGCCGCCCATTAAGGAGCGCGCCGGGCCAGAATCCACCGCTTCGGAGGCCAACAAAATGGGGAGGCCCTTCTGCACCGCTGAGGAGGTGAGGAAGAAACAACTTCTTGGTTATAACAAAGCTTTAGTTAACAGCACGGTGGGTTGTAGTTAATGAAGTTGAAGGAATGCTTCTGTGAAATCAGCGTGTAGTGTTTTATTTGCCTGTACGTGCATCAAGTCTTGGAACAGAGCAGCGCTTTGTTGCCCAAAGATTGAATTTCAAACCGTTTTCAGGGAAGCAGTGCACTGTCTATTAGTTGGAAAGTTGTTTCACTATTTTATCCTTAAGCTAGATCAGTGGTGATCTTTACATAGCAACTTTAAAAGGATAACGTAGGCAAAAAACCCACGCAGTTGCTCATAATCCTTACAGCACTATCTGAGAGGtctttccctgccctttccttccaATATCTTAAGCAACTACTGGAATATTTCCGATAAAACTAGTTTACGTGGGAGAAGAACTTACACCAAAGTCCTGTGGAAAGCTGTGGAGAATGATTAAGATACCCTGGGGACTCACAGCACCCAATTGTTATATATATTGACAGAAACGTGTATATTATCCCGAATTACTACGCAAGAGGTGCAGACCACAGCTGAAAAGAAGAGACCCCTGTTCGAGGAAACAGTTGCAGAAGGAATTTTGAGTTTTATAGTGGGACACAAGTTCCTAGAGCAGGGCTAACATTGAAGTAAACTTCAATAATGTGCCGGTATTTTGGGAATGGCCTATGCAGTCTGCACTATATCCAGATTACAAACGTTTCTTTCATATGCAGTGGTtctcatctgttttgttttttcccccctctgtTCTGCTAGGGTGttcagcaagaagaaaagaagaaatacaagcaGCTCTTGGAGCtggtaaaggaaaaatatcctaGAAGCTGCCCTAATCCACAGCCGACAAGCTTCCGCAAGTAATTATAGGAAAAATAACCGTTAACTTTTGGTGGGAATATTGCAGCTGCTGTAGTGGAGGGGAATGAATCTTTCCTACTCTCAGTGTcccagggcaggtgttggggcAGACTAATTTTTAAAGGACTGACAcccccctgcagctccctgcaatGAAGCGTGAATATTCTCTGAATATTCTAAGGGTGAAATTCCTTTGCTATGGATGAGTTTCTCTTTCTAACTCTCCTTTCTTGTCTCCGTATTAAGAACAGTATCTATTTCTAGTGCTGGCAGTGTAACTTGTAGTATAAAAACCCACAGCACTGGTTATTCTGTAGCACCATTAAAAAgaatttctcttcctcctctttgcaACTGATGAGTTTTCCCTTGGTCAGGAATCCTGTTTTATCTGAGAATGTGGAACTTCAGGTAAACACAGGGAATACCAGAACTTTCCCTGTTCCTTCCCACCTTCCCCAGTCCTTCTTGCACAAATTGTAGGAAGTTTTCTCTTTGCAGTACACTAAGGTGACAAAATCCCGCTCGTGTGTAGAATTCCAGTTCCTAAAGCAACCTGCAGAGAGGAACTTGTGTGTAATTCTGATTTATACATTGCCAGTGATGAGCATATTTGATGTCTTGTAACTGTGTCAAGAGATTGCACAAAGTTAACGACACAAGTGAAAAATACGAAAATCATAGAAGCCGTTATCTTAGTGAAATAATTGTGCTTCAAAGCCATGCAGAAGGGGCCTGGTTATTGTAAAATACCGATGCCACGGTGGTGCTGGAGTTCCAGCATGCCTTTCTACACAGTAAGACGGtagaaaatgctgtgttttcttgCAGTTTCCTTTAAATTCTGTGTTAAATTATGTTTCCAAGCCTTAGAAAAATCCCAGTCTCCTCTTGGTGGTTCACCGTTAATGAGCTTGTAGTCCCTGAGGTCAGAGAAGAGCAAGTCTGAAGGAAAATGCCCCAGAAATATGTATATTGTGAACATTGCATTCTCAGTGTCAGCATAATGAATACATAGATGGAAAAGAATTGGTCAAGGATGGTTGTAATGTATGCTGACCTGTCCCGTAATATAAAGTGGCCTCCTTGGGTTAATCCAGATATTTGTAGGACATGCAAagaatactttttaaagaaagaccCAAAAAGCCACTGGTTTGCTGGTGAAAAGGTAAAGGATTCCGTTTTCTTGGTTGATTAGTCTCTCTTGAAATcccaaagagacagaaaatctgATTCCTGTATTTTCAGTGCACCCCAGTTGAAAGTAGCTGAGCTTCTGAATGTGAACTGCCTCCTCCTGCAAattccttttgtgttttgttgtgaaACCAGATGATATGTTTCTGTCAGGGGATTAAACAGCctaattttccttatttctatTGCTTTAACTATGGCTTGCAACATAGAATGTAATGTATTGTGTGCGAATAAACTGTCTCCTTTCTAGTAATGTGTATGCACTGATAACAAATTCCACGCACGTCAAAATTGCgattctttgttgttttttgctgCGCCAGTGTTCAAGCCTGCCCCAAGGAACCAGTGACGACTGTGAGTCACCTGGAAGAGCAAAAATATGGAGGGGATTTCTATCCCCACGTGACACTAAAGGCCGGCGACTGTCCCCGTGATTCATCTCTGCTCCACTTTGCAGGTAGACTTCAAATCAGAACGGGGCATTTCCTTAAGTCTCGAAGGTATAGATAATGCTGAAAAGATTTGTCAGTGCTACTATATCATTAATCTGTGTCtgctttatttaattaaatcagGCAGCATGTTTGTGCTAGGACAGCTTATGTCAGCTTTTAGAATGAAATGAGCTGTCTttggaaagaaagggggaaaaaagtcttcttttcctcccctccgTTCATTACTTGAACAATTTTTCATTAATACTTCTTTTTACCTGTCTGTGACTTTATTAGACAATTGTCAaggttttgaaattatttctgagcAGGTGGGGAAAGCTTGTTTTTTGGTGCAAAATGGCAAGCTGTTCTTCTGAGCATCTGGCTTTGCAAAAAATCATTTGTTTAGTCATGTGCAATCCGGGATTTAAAACTTAATAAATGCTCTGCTTCAACTCTCGTACACTGGCACAGGATATTCAGAGTTCCAACTTCTTAACCATACAGTCAtcatgaaaactttttttgtatttatcacCCAAACCCTTAGAACTACGTGCATCTGATGGCAATTGAAAGTTGACTTCTTGTTTTCATATTACTCTTTTTCCGCACAGGTATCAAATATGCGGAAGTTTGCAACCCCCAGTGGCCTGAGAGAGGCGATATGATCAGGTAGAGTCTCTTTAAATTGTGGCTCTCGTTTCTTTTGGCTCGTTGCGTGTCTCAGCCCCCAGTAGCATCCAGAAGAAGACAAATCATGGGTTGTACCGCTGTGGTGTTTGTTGGGGCAACAAAACCGGTGAGAGTGAGAGTGGCGGCCCTACCGAGCCGTCCTTAGATTTCCAGAATGTATTTTTGCTTGTGAGTGTCCTTCTGCCAAACCGTCAATGATCTTGGGTTATTGGGTACAGTAAGCGCAGCTCCAGGGAGAGAGTTTGTACAGCGGTTTGGCGCACGCGTCTTTCTGCCGTGACCTTCCCTGAAATGAGAGAGGAGGAAGCGCAGATGGGAGCTGAGATGTAGTTGTGGCAGACAGTCCTGGCTTTTAGCaaattctttcccttctttcttgaAACATGAGtgctggacggggctctgagcaacctgagctgggtgaagatgtccctgctcatgggaTTGGACGagatttgaaggtcccttcaacccagactgttctatgattttacGATTCTATGATATTTAGCTGTGCAACACTGTTCCTGCGCTTAAATCGTCACTGCTTCCCCTAAGCtcgaggggagaggaggaaataaCTGACAGAATATGATGGGTGCAAggaaaaggaacattttcttgccttttttttttgcagatttaGCTCCCAACTGAAGTAATTCAACAAGGCTTGTTGTATCTGCTCTTACACCACGCTGGACTGAAAGCCTGTAAAGCACAATGAGTGTAGGATACCTTGAGAGTCTGGTGTAGGTCTTCCTCCTGAAAAACGGGATGTTTGACAACACAAATTCTTGGTTTTGAAGAAGGGACATATATAGGGACAACTTTCATGTCTGTGTACCTGTTTGCTCTTCAGAGTCTGCGTGGTTTTAATGATAATCCTCTCCAAAGGGGGATACTCACCCTCTTGATTAGCCTGTAAAAGACAAGGAAACATCCTGTAGCTGCCTCGTTTTTAATAAAGAGGAATCAAAGGAGTCTTGCACATGTGTGCAGCTGAGGCTCTAGTCAGAACCGGccttgaaaaagcatttttttgtccAGAAAGTGAATTCTTGATGACGTGGGGCAGTGCGGATGTACAGCTcacttctctctccctttttttctctctctctcctcacAGGTACTGCACACCAGCAGAAAACTCCAGTGAACAGGCAAGACCAGGGAAACAAGCCACTGCAGGGGTAAGCTTGTGTGAttcattatttcactttttaggAAAATATAGCAGCTTGAGATCAGAAATTTTGGCTCTCTTCACTTACATAAGTGTTGAGTAAGTGATGTATTTGTCCCGGTTGTTTTTCCCAGGGAAAGTGGGAGCACTCTTTGATGAGTAGCGTTATCACAAAGGGTTTCCCGCTgccattcattttctttccgGATGCTGCACTCTACTATTTTTGTTCTTCCCCTTTAATGTGTTGGGTATAGcttaaaaatctttaattcaCAGACTTAGTTGAGCTGCAAAGCTGAACTGTGGTATCATTAGTCTTCTCTTGGTTTGTGAGATAGGAGGCACGTCTCTTTGGCTTTCATCGGGACTTAGAtcaaaaataagattttaataatggaaatcagaaatattaatcCCAATCTCAACTCGATACCTACATGTAGAGGCTTTGCTGGGGTTGGAATGCAGCTGtcaataaaaagtaattttggagTTTGGTTGGGTATCTGTACAAATACCCAGTTCTATACACGAGCAAGATTTTCTGCACTGTCCTCTAGCAAACAAATCTGTGTTAACGTAACATCCTCGTGTCTGACAGAGACAGTATGGAGCTGAAACCTCAGAAGAGCTGTTGCTACGCCTGGCGCCTGTTCTGTCCAGAAAATCACCTACCCTTgatgtggaagaaaagaaattccCGAacttggaggaaaagaaattccccaaattagaagaaattaaattcccaaacttggcagaaaagaaattccccaaattagaagaaaagaaattcacaaacttagaagaaaagaaattctcgagactggaagaagagaaattcccgaaattagaagaaaagaaattaccCAAATTGGAAAAACCAGCCGAACGCTTTTCTCCACTCACAGAGGTAACGTAGCTGACAGTCTGTTAGACAGAACAGAAAGCTGTGAAGCAGCTGCAAGGAATTCCATTTATTAGAGGTGCTTTTAAGGCTTTTTGAAATCTTAAGAACTTGCGTTTAAGCTGTTAGTGAGTCCCTGCAGCTGTGACTTTGCAGTAATAAAGCTggttttaaagttttaataatATGCTCCACGCACTCCTTCAGTTGTGCTGACCTCACGGTTTGTGGGGCTTCTGCGACCAGGCCTAAAATCAGTCCAGGTTTAAGTCTCCCAGAGCCGTGCTAACCTGGTCTATACGGTTATATTGGCTCTACCTCTTCACCTGTCCTATCATGGTTGTAAAAATCTCAAAACCAGATCAGATTATTTTATACTAACAGACCTGGTGGTTTATTTGCATTCCTTAAGCAGACTTAGAAACACCCTCGTTTGAGCCGAAGGCCCAGGTCGACGTGCTCAGGACTCTGTTTCACAAGTCCTTCCCCGTTTAATCGTTCGTTTTAGGCCATGGAGAGAGAGGTCGTCGCCGCGTTTCGCGACGGTGACCCGGACGAGATCATGAGCAGTGCCTTCAAACTCCGGGTCACGCGGGAGGACATCCACACGCTGCAGAACCTCCGCTGGCTAAACGATGAGGTAAAACGAGCTGGAGCACGGTGATATTCggcattcatttaaaaataccctTGCGCTGCGTACAGAAGTAACTTCAAAGTTATTTGACTGCCACTGCAGAGCCTAGAAATAGCTGTATGGTTCTTATTTTAGGGTCTAATCTTTCTGGGAATCCCTTTATTTCTTGTATTATGCCGCTTCCAGGAGTTAGTCGAGGTTATTGGAGTGGGTGGCAGGTGGTTTTATCAAACTCTAGAAATAACCCAGTGCAAAATTCTCAGAACAAAAGCCggcagctgaggctggagtTCTCTCAGCTGCGCATTTAAGGGTGACCAGCAAAGACGTGTCGCTGTGTTTATTTAATAAGCCAGTGTCTTATTTCACATCTCACGTTTACTCTTTATGGTACAGATCATTAATTTCTACATGAGTCTTCTGgtggaaagaaacaagaaggAAGGCTATCCATCAGTCCATGCTTTTAGTACTTTCTTTTATCCTAAACTAATTTCGGAGGGCTACAAAGCCGTGAAAAGATGGACCAGAGGTGTGGATCTCTTCAAGCAGGACATCATCTTGGTGCCCATTCACTTGAGAGTCCACTGGGCGCTGGCGGTGAGTGAATTTTTAGAATTGGACGGGGAGAAAAAATTAGCAGGAAGAGTCATttagattttgtgtgtgtgcagcacAAGATCGTGTTTTGTCTAACGGTCACCTTTTAATTTTACAGGTCATCGACGTCAGAAAGATGACCATCAAATACTTTGACTCCATGGCACAAAAAGGGAGGAAGATTTGTGAAACTTTGTTGTAAGTAACTGCACTGTCAGTGCTTTTCTGGGGTGAACTCTGAGGCGGTTTTTGCGTTTCGTACATGGGGTTGAAGCACACAGTCAAATTACAGAATTACGGGTTCCTCGCTTGGTTTTCCTGTTCATCCTCTGAtgtgatttggggttttttggacCTGTTGGAATTCTTGGTCTCATTCCTGACCAGCAACCATTAGCTCGCAGCTTCTCACTCTGTTTGTAAACTTAaagatttggatttttttcctccaaacgCCTTAAATCGGGATCTTCTGACACTTCACTGTCCTGCCGTTCAGCTTCCTGGCATCCCTCGGCAGCCCTTTTTTTGTCGGCCCTAAATGACAGAGtgattttggtgttttgttttaaccGCAGCCGTTACCTGCAAGAAGAAAGccgggaaaaaagaaatcaggagCTGAATGTTTCGGAGTGGACTCTTCACAACATGGAGCCACATGTACGTGAGCACCGCCTGAATTTGAAATGGGAACTATAACTCCTTGTCACAAAAGTCCTGATGCTTTCTAATAAGTCCAAGTCTTTAGGGAATATCCGCAAGAGTCTCGTGTTCTTACGCTATCACCTCAGGCTGCAAACGGACAGG
Protein-coding sequences here:
- the SENP2 gene encoding sentrin-specific protease 2 encodes the protein MGWRLCPRGGVGVARDGRHFRRGPPGPMYQWLLGALGALLAAARRPAPPPGPPSRKRPLPSVSPLLEDPDQTERKKRKPDYGFSERKEKVEDVSGVVNLPRKAKRKQQKASVSHAAPIREPAGETRSTSADSSPERPTDSALDVEMIEIDNMPCATNTCLNKETLSFYHRTIPCLSASRNGKHCIKPAPDSVLALRPPIKERAGPESTASEANKMGRPFCTAEEGVQQEEKKKYKQLLELVKEKYPRSCPNPQPTSFRNVQACPKEPVTTVSHLEEQKYGGDFYPHVTLKAGDCPRDSSLLHFAGIKYAEVCNPQWPERGDMIRYCTPAENSSEQARPGKQATAGRQYGAETSEELLLRLAPVLSRKSPTLDVEEKKFPNLEEKKFPKLEEIKFPNLAEKKFPKLEEKKFTNLEEKKFSRLEEEKFPKLEEKKLPKLEKPAERFSPLTEAMEREVVAAFRDGDPDEIMSSAFKLRVTREDIHTLQNLRWLNDEIINFYMSLLVERNKKEGYPSVHAFSTFFYPKLISEGYKAVKRWTRGVDLFKQDIILVPIHLRVHWALAVIDVRKMTIKYFDSMAQKGRKICETLFRYLQEESREKRNQELNVSEWTLHNMEPHEIPQQTNGSDCGVFTCKFADYISRDKPITFTQNNMPYFRKKMVWEIIHQQLL